A window from Urocitellus parryii isolate mUroPar1 chromosome 1, mUroPar1.hap1, whole genome shotgun sequence encodes these proteins:
- the LOC144256302 gene encoding olfactory receptor 2B11-like yields MRSDNQSFLWDPPKDFILLGVSDRPWLELPLFVVLLVSYILAMLGNISIILVSRLDAQLQSPMYIFLSHLSFLDLCYTTTTVPQMLANMGSSRKTISYGGCTMQYAIFHWLGCTECIVLAAMALDRYVAICEPLRYAIIMHRPLCQQLVAVAWLSGFGNSLVQVVLTVQLPFFGWQVLNNFFCEVPAMIKLSCVDTAVNDTTLAVLVAFFVLVPLALILLSYGFIARAVLRIQTSMGRHKAFGTCSSHLVVVSLFYLPAIYMYLQPPSSYSQEQGKFISLFYSIITPTLNPFIYTLRNKDVKGALRRLLARAWKPCRR; encoded by the coding sequence ATGAGAAGTGACAACCAGAGCTTCCTGTGGGATCCTCCAAAGGACTTCATCCTTCTGGGCGTCTCTGACAGACCATGGCTAGAACTTCCTCTCTTCGTGGTCCTCCTGGTATCCTACATTCTGGCCATGCTGggaaacatttccatcatcctgGTGTCCCGGCTAGATGCCCAGCTGCAGAGCCCCATGTACATCTTCCTCAGccacctgtccttcctggacctGTGCTACACGACCACCACGGTCCCCCAGATGCTGGCCAACATGGGCAGCTCCAGGAAGACCATCAGCTACGGTGGCTGCACCATGCAGTATGCCATTTTCCACTGGCTGGGGTGCACCGAGTGCATTGTCCTGGCTGCCATGGCCCTGGACCGTTACGTGGCCATCTGTGAGCCCCTGCGGTATGCCATTATCATGCACCGCCCTCTCTGCCAGCAGCTTGTGGCAGTGGCCTGGCTCAGTGGCTTTGGCAACTCCCTCGTTCAAGTGGTCCTGACAGTCCAGCTGCCCTTCTTTGGGTGGCAGGTGCTGAACAACTTCTTCTGTGAGGTGCCAGCTATGATCAAGCTGTCGTGTGTGGATACCGCAGTGAATGACACCACACTGGCCGTTCTGGTGGCCTTCTTTGTGCTGGTCCCCCTGGCTCTCATCCTCCTCTCCTATGGCTTCATTGCCCGGGCTGTGCTCAGGATCCAGACCTCCATGGGACGGCACAAGGCCTTTGGGACCTGTTCCTCCCACCTGGTGGTGGTCTCCCTCTTCTACCTGCCTGCCATCTACATGTATCTACAGCCCCCCTCCAGCTACTCCCAAGAGCAGGGCAAGTTCATCTCCCTCTTCTACTCCATAATCACACCCACCCTCAATCCCTTCATCTACACCCTGAGGAATAAGGACGTGAAGGGAGCTCTCAGGAGACTCCTGGCCAGGGCCTGGAAGCCCTGCAGAAGATGA